The Chryseobacterium sp. 7 genome includes a region encoding these proteins:
- a CDS encoding SIMPL domain-containing protein → MNKNIFSVAIAALGFVIGLGFLGNAIKNRNKSENTISITGLGTKQFTSDLITWSGSFSKNNVDLKSAYDELATDRKVINDYLLSKGIQQKEIVFSSVDIQKQFRSYNDSNGNYVQGEFSGYNLTQKVSIESKEVGKIENLSRNITEIINRGIEFTSSSPAYFYTKLATVKQEMIASATKDAKERAEKIAENSGSKLGNLKKATMGVIQITAPNSNEDYSYGGTFNTSSKEKEASITIKLEYEVN, encoded by the coding sequence ATGAATAAAAACATTTTTTCAGTAGCTATTGCTGCGCTGGGTTTTGTGATCGGCCTCGGGTTTTTAGGAAATGCCATCAAAAATAGAAATAAATCTGAAAATACAATTTCTATAACCGGACTAGGTACCAAACAGTTTACTTCAGATCTGATCACCTGGTCAGGAAGTTTTTCCAAAAATAATGTTGATCTGAAATCAGCTTATGATGAGCTGGCAACAGACAGAAAAGTGATCAATGACTATTTGCTTTCAAAAGGGATACAACAGAAAGAAATTGTGTTTTCTTCCGTAGATATTCAGAAACAGTTCAGGAGCTACAATGACTCGAATGGAAATTATGTACAGGGAGAATTTTCGGGTTATAATCTTACCCAAAAGGTTTCTATTGAAAGTAAAGAAGTAGGAAAAATAGAAAACCTTTCCAGAAATATTACAGAAATTATCAATCGGGGAATTGAATTTACTTCTTCTTCGCCGGCTTATTTTTATACTAAACTGGCCACTGTAAAACAGGAAATGATTGCCAGTGCTACAAAAGATGCTAAAGAACGTGCCGAAAAAATTGCAGAAAACTCCGGAAGCAAATTGGGAAATCTGAAAAAGGCAACTATGGGAGTCATTCAGATTACAGCACCCAATTCTAATGAAGATTATTCTTACGGAGGAACTTTCAATACCTCTTCCAAAGAAAAAGAAGCCAGTATCACTATCAAACTGGAATATGAAGTAAATTAA
- a CDS encoding T9SS type A sorting domain-containing protein: MKKHLFPLFLLLLGANAQAQQDFFAIAGKDTQSITFNDFRTINAVNGTSGEKIFTADSSAKVFSQSRKGIVAEDKNSYNNSQSITLAALAYDSMNNNLVYMPMFSSNVYILNPQTKVITLVENNVARVTSCDINSHITRMATGYNGNIYAINNSGTQFLEISKKDGQYLINDLGIIKDDSSNGKNSFTAMETGFGGDMIADADNNFYVFSASGNVFKVLTKDLKAKFVGKITGIPDNYSVNGSAVNAQGKVVIASAKGGALYEADLTTLHAKQLPGEQGLHIYDLASKYFVNDKATASNSLANMDIYPTKVDEHYINVHVDKNVKGNIQLNVFDMSGKNVMTQNLAVKDNSSDERVYLKGLVSGAYIVNITNEAGKAIFNKKILVTK; encoded by the coding sequence ATGAAAAAACATTTATTCCCTCTATTTTTACTGTTATTAGGTGCGAATGCACAGGCACAGCAGGATTTCTTTGCCATTGCAGGAAAAGATACTCAAAGCATTACTTTTAATGATTTCCGTACAATTAATGCTGTCAATGGAACTTCAGGAGAGAAAATTTTTACAGCTGATTCATCAGCAAAGGTATTTTCACAGAGTAGAAAAGGTATTGTAGCTGAAGATAAAAATTCTTACAATAATTCTCAGTCCATTACTTTGGCAGCACTCGCTTATGATTCTATGAATAACAATCTGGTATATATGCCTATGTTTTCGTCCAATGTTTATATTTTGAATCCTCAGACTAAGGTGATTACGCTGGTAGAGAATAATGTAGCAAGAGTTACATCTTGTGATATTAATTCCCATATTACAAGAATGGCAACAGGATATAATGGTAATATTTATGCAATAAATAATTCCGGAACACAGTTTTTGGAAATTAGTAAAAAAGATGGTCAATATTTGATAAATGATCTTGGAATCATCAAAGATGACTCTTCCAATGGTAAAAATTCATTTACAGCTATGGAAACAGGATTTGGTGGCGACATGATTGCTGATGCTGATAATAATTTTTATGTTTTTTCTGCTTCAGGAAATGTTTTCAAAGTTTTAACTAAAGATTTAAAGGCTAAATTTGTGGGTAAAATTACGGGAATTCCGGATAACTATTCTGTAAACGGATCTGCCGTAAATGCTCAAGGCAAAGTAGTTATTGCAAGTGCAAAAGGAGGTGCTTTATATGAAGCAGATCTTACAACTTTACATGCCAAACAGCTTCCAGGAGAACAGGGATTGCATATCTATGACCTGGCAAGTAAGTATTTTGTGAATGATAAAGCTACTGCCTCTAATAGCCTGGCTAACATGGATATTTACCCAACAAAAGTAGATGAGCATTATATCAATGTTCATGTTGATAAAAATGTAAAAGGGAACATTCAGCTGAATGTTTTTGATATGTCCGGTAAAAATGTAATGACTCAGAACCTCGCTGTAAAAGATAACTCCTCAGATGAAAGAGTATATCTTAAAGGATTGGTGAGTGGAGCTTATATTGTAAATATCACTAATGAAGCGGGCAAAGCAATATTTAATAAAAAGATTCTTGTAACAAAATAA
- a CDS encoding PspC family transcriptional regulator produces the protein MLSNIRHKMERQWFGVLTRMGAKLGIPVSKLRVFFIYSTFATAGFFFLIYLGLAFTLWIKDIFITRRPSVFDL, from the coding sequence ATGCTGAGTAATATCCGTCATAAAATGGAAAGACAATGGTTTGGTGTACTGACAAGAATGGGTGCCAAGCTGGGAATTCCGGTATCTAAATTGAGAGTTTTCTTCATCTACTCCACTTTTGCTACAGCTGGCTTTTTCTTTTTGATCTACTTGGGATTGGCATTTACACTTTGGATTAAAGATATTTTCATCACCAGAAGACCCAGTGTCTTTGATTTATAA
- a CDS encoding 4-alpha-glucanotransferase, which yields MKLYFNVGYVVKAGENLQLVIGEEGAAVHIHTMFYGENGLWKCEVDNFSKSISYQYRVVDEKKNILREEFVPHHLSFPHNYKEFVIFDEWNNKNFPENYLNNKILYNKLHDFVPGKVTVLKKHTHLFRIEAPIYNPDWSVVLFGNTASLGSWNYERVIHLHQTDFGMWEVSVEIPENEFIQFKYCLFDTKENKVIDVETGENRFTVANQLPDVLQIVSNHYFKFKGYQMYHDAGVAVPVFSLRSEDGFGVGEFTDIKKLADWTKETNLGIIQILPINDTTANYSWTDSYPYAAVSVYALHPQYISLEKLDYSLPKELVDEYLIDKENLNALDLIDYEKMIAGKWKYLTAVFNAEKDKIYKDKNFKKFIKDNEYWLVPYSAFCVLRDKYKTPNFNDWKTHKKYIAGKISQFFTTKNKDYDTSMLHAWVQYQLHLQLKEAVDYTHKLGISLKGDLPIGIYRYSVEAWTEPELFGMDFQAGAPPDQFTELGQNWEFPTYNWEAMKADDYRWWKNRFKALEQYFDAMRIDHILGFFRIWRMPISAVQGILGYFYPAVPIVADEFKAWQIPFNFDRYCKPFINNQILWDYFGEDGGKALEFMNRNDNGTYAFKEEFDTQRKLVNFFKKKPYGSLEEKLVALCANVLFLTEERNGKTVYHPRFNVYNTESYKYLSESEQRNIYELYHDYFFRRQDHMWYEKAMEKLPVILNATKMLICGEDLGMVPACVPVVMDELAIIALKVQRMPSENIPFYNPKNASYMNVVTASSHDSSTLRQWWKEDPALTQKYFNQQLIQYGKAPADLNPHLAEIIMKQHLYNESMLAIFPIQEFLATDLKLANKKMDNERINNPAVFPHYWRYRMHINLEDLKMQKSFNEKIAFWVKDSGRL from the coding sequence ATGAAACTATACTTTAATGTAGGATATGTTGTAAAGGCTGGAGAGAATTTGCAGCTTGTAATTGGCGAAGAAGGCGCTGCAGTACATATCCATACTATGTTTTATGGTGAGAATGGTTTATGGAAATGTGAAGTAGATAATTTTTCAAAATCTATTTCTTACCAATACAGAGTTGTAGATGAGAAAAAAAATATATTACGAGAAGAATTTGTTCCGCATCATCTCAGTTTTCCGCATAACTATAAGGAGTTTGTCATTTTTGACGAATGGAATAACAAAAATTTTCCCGAAAACTATTTAAACAACAAAATACTTTACAATAAACTGCATGATTTTGTTCCAGGAAAAGTAACAGTTTTAAAAAAACATACTCACTTATTCAGGATAGAAGCACCTATTTATAATCCGGACTGGAGCGTTGTACTTTTTGGAAATACAGCATCTTTAGGAAGCTGGAATTATGAAAGAGTGATTCATCTGCATCAGACAGATTTTGGAATGTGGGAAGTTTCTGTAGAGATACCGGAGAATGAATTTATTCAGTTCAAGTACTGTCTTTTTGATACCAAAGAAAACAAAGTAATTGATGTAGAAACTGGAGAAAACAGATTTACGGTAGCGAATCAATTACCGGATGTTTTACAGATTGTCTCCAATCATTATTTTAAATTTAAAGGATATCAGATGTACCATGATGCCGGGGTAGCGGTTCCTGTATTCTCTTTGAGAAGTGAAGATGGATTTGGAGTAGGAGAATTTACAGATATTAAAAAACTGGCAGACTGGACGAAAGAAACTAACCTTGGGATTATTCAGATTCTTCCGATCAATGACACCACAGCGAATTATTCCTGGACAGATTCTTATCCTTACGCAGCGGTATCTGTTTATGCACTGCACCCACAATACATCTCTTTAGAAAAGCTTGATTATTCTTTACCGAAAGAATTAGTTGATGAATATCTGATTGACAAAGAGAACTTAAATGCTCTGGATCTGATTGATTATGAAAAGATGATTGCAGGCAAATGGAAATATCTTACTGCAGTTTTTAATGCTGAAAAAGATAAAATTTATAAAGATAAAAACTTCAAAAAATTCATCAAGGATAATGAATACTGGCTTGTTCCATATTCTGCGTTCTGTGTATTGAGGGATAAATATAAAACGCCCAATTTCAACGATTGGAAAACCCATAAAAAATATATTGCAGGAAAGATCTCACAGTTTTTTACAACAAAAAACAAAGATTATGATACCTCAATGCTTCATGCATGGGTACAATACCAATTGCATCTGCAACTAAAAGAAGCAGTAGATTATACCCATAAACTGGGAATTTCGTTGAAGGGTGATCTTCCGATTGGTATCTACAGATATTCTGTGGAAGCATGGACAGAACCGGAATTATTTGGAATGGATTTCCAAGCCGGAGCACCTCCTGATCAGTTTACAGAACTCGGACAAAACTGGGAGTTCCCAACGTACAATTGGGAAGCTATGAAAGCAGACGATTACAGATGGTGGAAAAACAGGTTCAAAGCATTGGAGCAGTACTTTGATGCCATGAGAATAGATCATATTCTAGGTTTCTTCAGAATATGGAGAATGCCGATTTCCGCCGTACAAGGAATTTTAGGATACTTTTATCCGGCCGTTCCCATTGTAGCGGATGAATTTAAGGCATGGCAGATTCCGTTTAATTTTGACAGATACTGTAAACCTTTTATCAATAACCAGATCTTATGGGATTATTTTGGTGAAGATGGCGGAAAAGCTCTTGAGTTTATGAACCGTAATGATAATGGGACTTATGCTTTCAAAGAAGAATTTGATACGCAAAGAAAACTGGTTAATTTCTTTAAGAAGAAACCTTATGGTTCCCTTGAAGAAAAATTGGTTGCCCTATGTGCCAATGTTTTGTTTTTAACTGAAGAAAGAAACGGAAAAACGGTGTACCATCCAAGATTCAATGTATACAATACAGAATCTTATAAATATCTTTCGGAATCTGAACAGAGAAATATTTATGAATTGTATCACGATTATTTCTTCAGAAGACAGGATCATATGTGGTATGAGAAAGCTATGGAAAAGCTTCCGGTTATCCTGAATGCTACCAAAATGCTGATTTGTGGAGAAGATTTGGGAATGGTGCCTGCATGTGTACCGGTTGTAATGGACGAATTAGCCATTATTGCACTGAAAGTACAGCGTATGCCTTCTGAGAATATTCCATTCTATAATCCTAAGAATGCGAGTTATATGAATGTAGTAACCGCTTCTTCCCATGACAGCTCTACACTTAGACAATGGTGGAAAGAAGATCCTGCCCTTACACAAAAATATTTCAACCAGCAGTTGATACAATACGGAAAAGCTCCAGCAGATCTTAACCCTCATCTTGCAGAGATTATTATGAAGCAGCATTTATATAATGAATCTATGCTGGCAATTTTCCCTATACAGGAGTTTTTGGCAACAGATTTAAAGCTTGCCAATAAGAAAATGGATAATGAAAGAATCAATAATCCGGCAGTTTTCCCACATTATTGGCGCTATAGAATGCACATTAACCTGGAAGATCTGAAAATGCAAAAATCTTTCAACGAAAAAATTGCTTTTTGGGTAAAAGATAGTGGGAGATTGTAA
- a CDS encoding UvrD-helicase domain-containing protein, producing MQNSYTVINASAGSGKTYALVQRLLMICLRYPNQQQSIRNILALTFTNKAANEMKERILSWLGNFSAKEYAENTDLKNIQKAFEEQGLKITIDELHHRSKKLLDYVLHNYSTLNIGTIDRFNSRLVRSFSYELGLAKNFNLEIEAEPFLIEAVDKMLDQIGENENISNSFMDYVDYSLENNERINLNKNLYDSAKEFVKDIHYEHLKSNKSFDDANYENIKNTLRKEIVLNKKQSAELAASSIELFKSRNIDIEDFAQGKNGIGGFFTKVIDFYQQKRAGFPFPTTQEESVINNYRKGASSKSKHKEPEIFEILDQLLGNRMKLILLFIETQKKEKVLSALLPLKVNKDIQDELQKIEEENDLVLLSKFNILINENLKNEPSAFIYEKVGSQFQHYFFDEFQDTSELQWQNFVPLRDHSVSTEYTSFTLVGDPKQSIYRFRGGESKLMLDIINKKEFSPKEADLLVLKDNWRSAINIVQFNNELYRFHSEELLEEHKNIFGADAEQNPKSKMDGRVKVNLIENLTNEEFYQDTSERMRKDIQECLDNGFKFSDITILCRGNFDIFSYSQKLGGLKVNYRGEETNIKTISDKGLTLELSNTLKAVIEYLRWELNPKNKHCLIMMMYHLNTLGKIQMSDFTLYMKEILDIEGHEEILQFIQEKYSLQLKQDNFPRFNLYNFIEYYINEFSVENKETDFLLNFLEMLFNFTQNAGASTKEFLKYWDEEASSYTIQASENIDAIQIMTIHKSKGLEFPIVFIPMMNKNRDSEFTNWFDTNENDALKSVNINQFSKNLEAYDDEILFFNTKNSYKNLIDRLCLQYVATTRPVEQLFFYLQKANKTSNNLELLEFLEDKNPEKADEFDVYEVNPEMLKKYSKDKSSSFKTKNIEDLKNVNEKSTSIKIATPSKNYQVRNEKVRIGLFVHELLSKINTEKDISKVLEGYALEGQITLEEKNEIQITLQEIVRTYAEFFDEKWEVINEKDIMISENGESHIFRPDRILKGDEGYMIIDFKTGEQKTKDEAQVEGYKNILERLGKKVLKTQIIYL from the coding sequence ATGCAAAATTCTTACACAGTCATCAATGCTTCTGCCGGATCCGGGAAAACCTACGCTCTGGTACAAAGGCTTCTGATGATCTGTCTCCGTTATCCTAATCAACAGCAATCGATCAGGAATATTCTCGCTCTGACTTTTACTAATAAGGCAGCGAACGAGATGAAGGAAAGAATTTTATCCTGGCTGGGAAATTTCTCAGCGAAAGAATATGCAGAAAATACTGATTTGAAAAATATTCAGAAAGCATTTGAGGAACAAGGCTTAAAGATTACGATTGATGAGCTTCATCATCGTTCAAAAAAACTATTGGATTATGTTCTCCACAATTATTCCACACTGAATATCGGTACGATTGACCGTTTCAATTCAAGGCTGGTAAGAAGCTTTTCTTATGAATTGGGACTGGCGAAAAATTTCAATCTTGAAATTGAAGCAGAGCCGTTTCTGATAGAAGCGGTTGATAAAATGCTGGATCAGATTGGTGAGAATGAAAATATTTCTAATTCTTTCATGGATTATGTAGACTACAGTCTTGAAAATAATGAAAGAATCAATCTTAATAAAAACCTTTATGATTCTGCAAAAGAATTTGTGAAGGATATTCATTATGAACATTTGAAAAGCAATAAAAGTTTTGATGATGCTAATTATGAAAATATAAAGAATACACTTCGTAAAGAGATTGTTCTTAACAAAAAACAATCTGCGGAGCTAGCTGCCAGTTCTATTGAGTTATTCAAATCAAGAAATATTGATATTGAAGATTTTGCCCAGGGTAAAAACGGAATCGGAGGTTTCTTTACAAAGGTCATAGACTTTTATCAACAGAAAAGAGCCGGATTTCCTTTTCCTACCACCCAGGAAGAATCTGTTATCAATAATTACAGAAAAGGAGCATCTTCAAAATCGAAACATAAAGAACCTGAGATTTTTGAAATACTGGATCAGCTTCTCGGCAACAGAATGAAACTTATTCTTCTGTTCATTGAGACTCAAAAGAAAGAAAAAGTTTTGTCCGCTCTTCTTCCTTTGAAGGTGAATAAAGATATTCAGGATGAGCTTCAAAAGATTGAGGAGGAAAATGATCTTGTTCTTCTTTCCAAATTTAATATTCTGATTAATGAAAATCTTAAAAATGAGCCTTCTGCTTTTATTTATGAGAAAGTAGGTTCCCAGTTTCAGCATTATTTCTTTGATGAGTTTCAGGATACATCAGAGCTTCAGTGGCAGAATTTTGTTCCGCTAAGAGATCATAGTGTTTCTACGGAGTATACTTCATTTACATTGGTAGGCGATCCTAAGCAGAGTATTTACAGATTCCGTGGTGGGGAAAGTAAACTGATGCTGGATATTATCAACAAAAAAGAGTTTTCACCAAAAGAAGCAGATCTTCTGGTATTAAAAGATAACTGGAGAAGTGCCATAAACATTGTTCAGTTTAATAATGAATTGTATCGTTTTCATTCCGAGGAACTGCTGGAAGAGCATAAAAATATTTTTGGGGCAGATGCTGAACAAAACCCAAAATCCAAAATGGATGGACGTGTAAAGGTAAATCTGATAGAAAATCTTACCAATGAAGAGTTTTACCAGGATACTTCGGAAAGAATGCGAAAAGATATACAGGAATGTCTGGATAATGGTTTTAAGTTTTCTGATATTACCATCCTTTGCCGTGGGAATTTTGATATTTTCAGTTATTCTCAAAAACTGGGAGGTTTAAAAGTAAATTACCGTGGTGAGGAAACCAATATTAAAACTATTTCTGATAAAGGTCTTACGCTGGAACTTTCCAACACTTTAAAAGCTGTTATTGAATATCTGCGCTGGGAGCTCAATCCTAAGAACAAACATTGTCTGATCATGATGATGTATCACCTGAATACTTTAGGGAAAATTCAAATGTCGGATTTTACTTTATATATGAAAGAAATTCTGGATATTGAAGGCCATGAAGAGATTCTTCAGTTTATTCAGGAGAAATATTCATTACAGCTTAAGCAGGATAATTTCCCGAGATTCAATCTTTATAATTTCATTGAATATTACATCAACGAATTTTCTGTTGAAAATAAAGAGACAGACTTTTTACTGAACTTTCTGGAAATGCTTTTCAATTTTACCCAAAATGCAGGTGCCAGTACAAAAGAGTTTTTGAAATATTGGGATGAAGAGGCTTCTTCGTACACCATTCAGGCTTCGGAAAATATTGATGCGATTCAAATCATGACCATTCACAAATCTAAGGGGCTGGAATTCCCAATTGTTTTTATTCCTATGATGAATAAAAACCGTGACAGTGAGTTTACCAACTGGTTTGATACGAATGAGAATGATGCCCTGAAATCAGTCAACATCAATCAATTTAGCAAAAACCTGGAAGCGTATGATGATGAAATTTTGTTTTTCAATACTAAAAACTCTTATAAAAATCTGATTGACAGATTATGTCTGCAGTATGTAGCCACCACAAGACCTGTTGAACAGCTGTTTTTTTATCTTCAAAAAGCGAATAAGACTTCTAATAATCTTGAGCTATTGGAGTTTCTTGAAGACAAAAATCCGGAAAAGGCTGATGAATTTGATGTCTATGAAGTAAATCCTGAAATGCTGAAGAAATATTCGAAGGATAAAAGTTCATCTTTTAAAACCAAGAATATTGAGGATCTTAAAAATGTGAACGAAAAAAGTACTTCTATCAAGATTGCAACGCCTTCAAAAAACTATCAGGTAAGAAATGAAAAGGTAAGAATTGGTCTTTTTGTACACGAACTTTTATCCAAAATCAATACTGAAAAAGATATCAGTAAAGTATTGGAAGGGTATGCTCTGGAAGGACAGATTACTTTGGAGGAGAAAAACGAAATTCAAATTACATTGCAGGAGATCGTTAGAACTTACGCTGAATTTTTTGATGAAAAATGGGAAGTGATCAATGAGAAAGACATTATGATCTCTGAAAATGGGGAAAGTCATATATTCAGGCCAGACCGTATTTTAAAAGGTGATGAAGGTTATATGATTATTGATTTCAAAACAGGTGAACAAAAAACCAAGGATGAAGCACAGGTAGAAGGCTACAAAAATATCCTTGAACGTCTGGGGAAAAAAGTTCTCAAAACCCAGATCATCTATCTATAA
- a CDS encoding DUF2851 family protein → MYNRTQVINKIRQNPLQLEALLFGISGWLEDPKDETMKIWKREFEFIKAKFSISDLIFRPKFLRLRPPNFPTIRLSQLADLYKHQNLFSKIMEAENADQLYHIFRSIKASEYWDSHFNFGNISKVQPKILSKDFIDLLILNTVLPLKYAYHRYHREEIADEIIELYKSIAAEKNTIITGWKKLGLDITNALESQSLIYHHKTNCETKNCLACGIGFKLLKQE, encoded by the coding sequence ATTTACAATCGAACTCAGGTTATTAATAAAATCCGCCAGAATCCTCTTCAGCTTGAAGCTTTACTTTTCGGAATTTCAGGATGGCTTGAGGATCCGAAGGATGAAACTATGAAAATATGGAAAAGAGAATTTGAATTTATTAAAGCCAAGTTTTCAATTTCAGATCTTATATTCCGTCCTAAATTTTTAAGGTTAAGACCACCTAATTTCCCAACAATACGCCTATCTCAACTTGCAGATCTTTACAAACATCAGAATTTATTTTCAAAAATTATGGAAGCAGAAAATGCAGATCAGCTTTATCATATTTTTCGTTCTATAAAAGCCTCTGAATATTGGGATTCTCATTTCAATTTCGGGAATATTTCCAAAGTACAGCCAAAGATATTAAGCAAAGATTTTATTGATCTTCTTATTTTAAATACTGTGCTTCCTTTAAAGTATGCTTATCACAGATATCATCGCGAAGAAATTGCAGATGAAATTATCGAGCTGTACAAATCTATTGCTGCTGAGAAAAACACAATCATTACAGGTTGGAAAAAACTGGGATTAGATATCACTAATGCATTGGAAAGCCAAAGCCTGATCTATCATCATAAAACCAATTGCGAAACAAAAAACTGCCTGGCATGCGGAATCGGATTTAAGCTTTTAAAACAAGAATAA
- a CDS encoding GNAT family N-acetyltransferase, which translates to MEFLPITSAEDHRVQEIYTSYTTTFPVDEQRDKKQFEGLFSNPYVKFMSVIHDSEAIGYLILWELSSFVFVEHFEVFEAFRSKKLGSHIMNHLSETYPNIILEIEPAEQSEDASRRYSFYQRNNFSLIDTTHVQPSYGEGKKSLNLWLLANYTPENVEEAKKEIHNIIYR; encoded by the coding sequence ATGGAATTTTTACCGATTACTTCTGCAGAAGATCATAGAGTTCAGGAAATCTATACATCTTACACCACTACTTTTCCTGTAGACGAACAAAGAGATAAAAAACAGTTTGAGGGTTTATTTTCCAATCCCTATGTGAAATTTATGTCTGTTATTCATGATTCGGAAGCTATTGGATATCTTATTCTATGGGAGCTTAGCTCTTTTGTTTTTGTAGAACATTTTGAAGTGTTTGAAGCGTTCAGAAGTAAGAAACTGGGTTCACATATTATGAATCATTTATCAGAAACTTATCCGAATATTATCTTAGAAATTGAACCCGCAGAACAGAGTGAAGACGCTTCAAGGCGGTATTCTTTTTATCAGAGAAATAATTTTAGTTTGATAGACACCACACACGTACAGCCAAGCTATGGTGAAGGAAAAAAATCCTTGAATTTATGGCTGCTTGCCAACTACACTCCAGAGAATGTAGAGGAAGCAAAAAAAGAGATTCACAATATTATTTATCGTTAA
- a CDS encoding ferritin has protein sequence MVSEKIAKLVNEQIAHEQYAAQYYLSMSAWFSGKDLDGIANYFRVQSKEELMHADKMFDYLNDVGGEIIIGEIPKPPHEFESATDIFEKALAHEKIVTKSIFNIVKNANEEGDFATTSFMQWFINEQVEEEASASQYVTKIKMVCDNPSALYLFDQELSQRVFTPDTTA, from the coding sequence ATGGTAAGCGAAAAAATTGCGAAATTAGTTAACGAACAAATTGCCCACGAACAATACGCTGCTCAATATTATCTTTCAATGTCTGCATGGTTCTCCGGAAAAGATCTTGACGGGATTGCCAACTATTTCAGAGTACAAAGCAAAGAAGAATTGATGCACGCAGATAAAATGTTTGATTATCTGAACGATGTAGGGGGAGAAATTATCATCGGAGAAATTCCAAAACCTCCACATGAGTTCGAAAGCGCAACGGATATTTTTGAAAAAGCATTGGCCCATGAGAAAATCGTAACTAAAAGTATTTTCAATATTGTAAAGAATGCTAACGAAGAGGGAGATTTTGCAACAACATCATTCATGCAATGGTTTATCAACGAGCAGGTAGAAGAAGAGGCTAGTGCTTCCCAGTATGTAACGAAAATCAAAATGGTATGCGATAACCCATCTGCATTGTACCTTTTTGACCAGGAACTTTCTCAGAGAGTATTCACTCCTGATACAACCGCTTAA
- a CDS encoding carboxypeptidase-like regulatory domain-containing protein translates to MLLCSAFMFSQQTVTGRIVDETGEDLSKVIVINMSTDKKVYSDSQGIFSIEANPNDELRFVQEGFNRTSRKVLTNGINSPLFITLHQIPKDVGEVKIVKKLTGDLETDSRIVAKADKGEQVRDAVGLPQPVGKMREKPAEVKSVLLPILLGNLNVQGVYDLISGKARRQKRQYKYDDLQEHIAWIRDRIDDEYFVRAGIPGDRVSEFIQFSFLAKPQVRTYVKAKNLSGVMLRLEETAPLFIERLKQNQK, encoded by the coding sequence ATGTTGCTGTGCAGTGCTTTTATGTTCTCCCAACAGACTGTGACGGGGCGAATCGTTGATGAAACGGGTGAAGATTTAAGTAAGGTAATCGTTATTAACATGTCTACCGACAAAAAAGTATATTCTGATTCCCAGGGAATATTTTCCATAGAGGCCAATCCGAATGATGAGCTGAGATTTGTACAAGAAGGTTTTAACAGAACCTCCAGAAAGGTTCTTACGAATGGTATCAATTCACCGCTGTTTATTACTCTTCATCAGATTCCGAAAGATGTAGGTGAAGTAAAGATCGTAAAAAAGCTTACTGGCGATCTTGAAACTGATTCCCGGATTGTAGCCAAAGCAGATAAAGGAGAACAGGTAAGAGATGCGGTGGGACTTCCGCAACCTGTGGGAAAAATGCGGGAAAAACCGGCAGAAGTGAAAAGTGTTCTTTTGCCCATTCTCTTAGGAAACCTGAACGTTCAGGGAGTATATGATCTGATCAGCGGCAAAGCCAGAAGGCAGAAAAGACAATATAAATATGATGATCTCCAGGAACATATTGCCTGGATTCGGGATCGGATAGATGATGAATATTTTGTGAGGGCGGGAATTCCTGGAGACAGAGTTTCAGAATTTATCCAGTTCTCATTTTTAGCAAAACCTCAGGTTCGGACATACGTAAAAGCAAAAAACCTTTCCGGTGTAATGCTTAGACTGGAGGAAACGGCACCTCTTTTTATTGAAAGACTGAAACAAAATCAAAAGTAA